The Panthera uncia isolate 11264 chromosome B3 unlocalized genomic scaffold, Puncia_PCG_1.0 HiC_scaffold_1, whole genome shotgun sequence genome segment cttccatttttgTACAACTCCTTGGAGCTCAtttctatttgctagatgggatgtTCCCTGACTCATAAATTCTTGCATAAAgtcaattagatctttaaatttactcagctgaattttttttttttaacactgatttAGTATAAAAGGATACAACTTAGGCACAGCAatatggaagagatgcatagggcaaggcatgggggaaggggcacaCAGCCTTCATGTTGTCCCCAGTTACACCACTCTCCCAGTGCCCAGATGTGCTCAGCAACCCATAAATTTGCCAAACCTCTCTGGTTAggtgaatttttcctttttactttaatGGAAGTTTCATTACAGAAGCATGACTGATCAAGTTATTGCCCATTGGTGACTGAACTCCATCTTCAGCCCCTTTCCTCTCTAGGATGGGGCTTAAAGTTCCTACCCTGGAATCACAGAGTTAGTTTCCCTGGTAACCGGTCCCTACCCTTGAGGGCTTTCCAAAAGCCATTTCATTAACTTAGATTCCAGTGTGGTTCAAAGGGGCCTGTTATGAGTAACAAAAGAtgctcttttcacttttattgctCTGGAGCTATTACAGAAACTGAGGACAAAaccaaatattataacaaaagatgctcctagtgCTCTTATCATCATTAGGAAATTActagagttttaggagctctgtgccaggaacaggggTGAAGACTGAATACAcatttcttacattaaaaaatataaagaagggGGTGTTAGCCACACTGGGGCAAATTTAAAAGGTGGAGCTGTTATATACAATACTTAAGAATAGCAAAAGGAGGGCTCTGAAGGACAAAATATACAGGGAAGAAGAAGAATTGGAAAAAACTCTTCTTTCCCATGCAGAGATTTTCTTTAGAAGAGTCCTTTTCTCTGCAAGatttgtattttgataaagaGTGTCATTTCTTACTGTACAGAGACACTGTAAAGTCATGGCCTTTGCCTGTAAGGGGACCCTCTTGCCCCTCCACTTTCCTATTGTTTTATGATGTTGAGTGTTGAATAGCAGaacatgccaccccaaaatatgtcactgtaccataaagattattttgagccaAAGGCAATTGAGAAGAAGCAGATACAAAAAAAGCTCTCAGCCTCCTCCTATTTGTGTAAAAGTAAGACTTAACTTTGTAGAtgtgccttctccctcccccgccccccttacAAAGGAAGAACAGAAGCATTCTAGATCCTTATCAACCCAGAGAGGGCACCAGAGGAATCTATGTAACAAACTCTCCTAACTAacccttattttttattaattcccTCATATATTTTTACCTTCCCACAATTTGCTGCCCTAGAAActcagtcttttttctttgtcatttctccAAAAGtgtattccttttttgtttaggTGATGTTGTTACAAACAAGGCAACAGGCTCTAAGTGGAGTCACTTATACTAGGCCCTACATCATCAAATATTAGTTTTGACTTTCCCAGAAATGGTAACAATCTGGAATTACCTAATTAGCCTTAATCAGTTAATGTGCCTGATAGATCCCTGCCACCCCCTGAAGGAAAGTGACCTTGATATAACCAATCTGTTTTTTGTCATTATAACTTCCTAGTTCCagctcccttctgcctataaaagtctttcattttgtatagctcctcagagctcctttctgttAGATTGAATATTGCCTGATTATGGATCATTGGATAAAGCCAGTAAGATCTTTGAAATGTACtcagctgaattttgttttttaaggtgaTATAAGCCCAAGTTCTAACCACCCCTTTGAGTTACTCATAACTGGGTACTCCCATGTGTATATACGATGCatatgttaataaacttctgtttgttttctcttgttaatctgtctttttttagTCTAATTTACAGGGCCAATAAAACTAAGATGGCTAGAGGAAAGAGTTTTTCCCTCTCCAACAGTGTTTTTGTAATAAAACCTCTAAGGTCTATTCTGACTTCAGCttcaatttataaatttgtaGTCTTTCAGTGCCATCTCTTGCGTGCCCAAAATACTGGGGCTCTGTGGTTTGCCCAACTTGTAATTATTCAGAGAACTAGAGGAATCATAGTTAATCACCAGTACTAATGGTTGTTaagaacaaacatttactgagtgtcaAATACTATGTTAAGTGCTTAGTGTCAacatctcatttagtcctcacaactgTTAAAAAACAAGTCAACCAAGTAAATTTTGAAGACTTAATTGGCTTTTTAAAACGATTCATGAATTGGGTAGCATTTCATCTAGCAAATAGAGGGGAATGCTGAGGAGTTTTACAAAATGGGGGGTTTTTATAGAAAGAGGGCAGGGCAAGAAAGTTATTAGCCAAAGGAAAGGATTGTTCAGGCCACTTTTCCATGGTGTGGGGGAAAGCAAAGGGTCTTATCTTCCTTTGAGGGATGGAGAGGGCCTGTGTGGCAAACTCACTGGTGCTGACTGAAAAATTCCCGACtggttaagactacatttctgggagatgttgaaactgcaattagattGCATTAATATGCATTAAGCCCTGGTTTGAGGACTAAGCCTAAGCAGTGCCATTTTGGGCCTATGGCTCTCTTTTTAACATAACATTCCAATGATCTTgctattgttatttccatttcatagaaaaggaaaatgagctgCCAGACTAACTTGTCATGAATTAGACAATTAGTAAACAGCAGAATCAATGTTCCAACACAGGACTGGCTGACTGGGAAGCCTGCACTCTTATCCATTATTCTGACCctgaatttttacatatattaacattttgattttaacTATTGAAATCAGATCTCCTGGGTGGtgcagtaggttaagcatccaactcttgattttgggtcaggtcatgatcctagggtcttCTTGGGCttgaggcccatgtcgggctcagcactgagcatgaagcctgcttatgattctttctctccctctgcccctcttccgcactcatctgtgctctctctctctaaaacaaacaaaaagaacatttaaaaaaatgaataaatgtacaaACGATTGAAATCAATACTAGTATTAGCAATTTCCTATTGGCAGATAAGTCAAAAATGTTTCCGTGATTATAGAATCATAAACTGAACACAGAACAAGAccttttcttgatattttaagTAGTCCAGAACAGCTTTAGTTTATTATATTGGTGTTTGACTTTGCAGGTCTCAGAAAAGAATGCACTTGGTAAGTGAAtttggtatttttcatttcttctgctttcCCCCTTTGGGAGTTCCTGTGGAGATGCTAATGATGATAGTTGACATGGATCAAAGGCAGACAAAGCATAAGGGAGAAACTGCTGGAAGGAGCCTGGCTGATGGAACAGAAACCCCTTGAGAAATTCACTCCTGAATGATTAAAAGGCATCAGCCTAGCCTTTAAAGTCTGAAGTTGAATACTGGTGAGAAAGCTACCCTCCTACTTGCTGATGAGGCAGGGAGAAAGGTTCAACTTGTCAGAGAAACTGAAGGTTCCTGCTTTATTATATTGAAATGGGAACCAGCCTGGTTATtcacactttttttcccttttcttctcagcAACATAAGAGAGTTTAGACTGCACTTAAGTTCATATAGCGGCAGTGCAAATCTCTGTGGGTGTGAATATGAATATACCTCTTCAAATATATTgtaaagctttctttctttcctttaattaattaattcattatttttcacagcggttaggggcagaaggagagagagaatcacaagcaggctccatgcttggagCCTGACCCTGGggttgatctcaggactgtgagatcatgatctgaccaaaatcaagagtctgacgcttaactgactgagccacccaggtgccccataaagctTTCTGAGGacatgaattatttcttttctttctagaaccTGACCAAGGTTTTCCTTACCACTGCTAAATGGCACATTTGTTGATGGTGATATAGCTTCCAGTTTaacaagtaaaaaatgaaaatgcagaaccCTTGTCTTTACTTGCTGCTTTAGGAATTTTGATTGAGTACCTAGGATAGCTCAAATTTGTTAATAAGCTTAAAAAGCACCTGGTTATGTACAACCTGCAGCTGAAAGATGAGATGAACTTGAGCTGGAAGGTCAGATTAATGTGAAATTAAAAGTGCAGCAAAAGCCAGAAATTAAagtggatcttatttttttaaaaagttaaaacgcTAAGTAAAAATAGGCAATTCCACTTGTTAAATACAAAACCACAAACCTTCAGTTTCCCCTGCAAAATgagttggggggggtggtggtggtggtggtggtggtggtggtggtggtagggttTGAACCAAGCAATGCTCTTATGGGACTTTTGACGCTGATATCCTGGGATATTACACAGGATTCAAGATGCTAGCTTGGAGTAAAAGGTTGCTAAACTTGATCATTTATTGTCTTCACGTTAATCGACTGTTTTCTCTTGCTCCCCGCCCCAAACACAGGCCCCTTTAAGACCGCATCTGAAGGGCCCCTGAGTGGGTCAGCGGGTTATGCATccgatttgggttcaggtcataatctccaggttcctgagttcaagccccacatcaggttcgctgctgtcagcgccgatcctgcttcggatcctctccccaccacctctgcccctccctcactggtacactctctctctctctctccctcaaaaaacaaacttaaaaaaaaaaaaaaaaaagagaccataTCTGATTGGCCCAACGGTACCTACAATTTAGCACAACGCTACGAGGAGGCGAccagtaaatgttagctgaatTACAATTTAGGTTCTACTGTGCTTATTCGTAAGCGCTCCCAGAGCCAGATCTCAGTCCCAGTTCAGGACCAGGTAGAGGTcaagctccctccctcctccatccgTCCCACACTTCCCTCCGCCCATAACCAAGTGTAAACTGGTGCTTGCGCAGTGATTAGCAGCGGTGTTTTTCACTGAAGGGGAACTTAACTTGCCCTAGTGATCTGGGACAGGCATCTGCCCTTAACAGCTAGGGCGGCTCGGGTGCTGAACCCCGATAGCACCAGACATTGCCTCACTTCCGATCCAGTTAATCTTTGAAGACGCCAGTGGTCCAAAGAAAGCCCGAATCCTAGGGGAGCTACGCCTTCCTTTGTAAAACgtgtccccctcttcctctcacgCTATCCTGTTGCTAGAGCAACTGTGGGCGTCACCAACCTGACCGCGGAAGTAGGACAAAAAGAGTACACGTCTCCAGGCCACGAACAGATCCATTGCGCAGGCGCATTAGCTTTCTCTGTCCGCAGCGCTCATTCTGTGGATGTATTCTGCGTCTGCGCATTAGTTGTTTCGCGCCCTGGCCTGCGTGTACGCCTGCGCAAAGTGGCAAATCGGAAAGGGCGGAGCTGGGCCACAGCGGTGCGCAGGCGCTAAGGCTACATCCGGTGTGGCCATCGGTTTCGCCAGGTGTTTGCTGAGGGTAGGCCGGAGGACCGAGTGTGTAGTCATGTCGGCGTCGGTAGTGTCCGTCATCTCGCGGTTCTTAGAAGAGTACTTGAGCTCCACTCCTCAGCGTCTGAAGTTGCTTGACGCGTACCTCCTGTACATACTGCTGACCGGGGCGCTGCAGTTCGGTTATTGCCTCCTCGTGGGGACCTTCCCCTTCAACTCTTTTCTCTCGGGCTTCATCTCTTGTGTGGGGAGCTTCATCCTAGCGGGTAATGATTCTATAAGTAATCGCAGTAATAATGTGTTTACTTTGGCGCACTGCTTTTATTCCCACAGCACTCTTTTTTGTATCAGCTCCCCGCCTCGTGACGTTATGAGAGGAGCTGCATTGCCCTCTTGtgaatggggaaattgaggctcggAAAGGTTACCACAAGCCTAATGCCAAACAGCCGCCTAGGAGCTGGAATTAAGTCTCTAGAAAAACTCCCTTCATGCTGCTGCTCAACTTGGTGATCCAGTACACTATGTTCCAATTGGTCCAGGAAAATTCCATTCCAACTTTCATTTAGCTTTAACATATCTTTAAAGTTGGTAGACCTTTAAAATGGAAACCCAGCTCTGAAAGCATCTCTCTCAACTTGGCCTAATCACTGCTAACCGCCAGTGAAACATTTCAATGAACAGtgtaagaaatataaatacaggTGGTTTGCTCATTGAATCAACCTTTACTTGACTTTGGCTTTTAGGTGCTTCTACTGATTTCTTGTGGATGAAACTTATTTCATTAGCCTGAactcagtttttatttacatAGTTCTGTTTTAGCTTTTATTCTGATTCCCAGCATTTGATACCTTGTAGACAGTCATATTTAACAAGAGTTGACTGTCCCATAAATTTTTGCCAAAATCTGACCTTTCTTGCCCAGTAGGAACTGTATGAATGCCAAGTTCAGGCTTGGCCCATGAGTGTTAGGCAGTCCACTTTATAGGTGGCCATCAGATGGCCTTTCCAGTCCCTGGTATCGCCTTCTCTCTGACTTTGAGAACATgccagaattaattttttttcccagtgtgaTTATTATCAGTCAGGCCATCAATTGCATTTTGAATCAAATACAAATACTGTGATAAAAGCTTTGGAGGTGCATCAGGTTTATGTTCCTTGTTCTTAATGAGTGTACAGTTTAGGTGGGGcacagataaaatacaggattaGAATTGTTAATTTATAGTGGTTCTCTGCTTATAGGTCTATAGAATGGCTTTTACACAAATGCTACTTCAGACTCAAACCAGAGATATTTTGCTTTCTCAGAACTAAGCCTGAAGACTTACTGACTTGTGCACTAGCTTGGTCTGGAGTTTGAGAGTTAATAGTCTGTTAGTTGGAtgtttcattatgattttgagTTTTGTCCTAGAGGACCAACACTAGGTTCTTTGTGGCAGCATCCTGGCTATCAGTTCAAATGTTACCACCATCATATACCCCAGATGCACTACCCTTTTTGCTCCAGATTCCTGACCTATCCCACctgccctcaccctgcccccGACTTTTTGTGACTAGGATTTTTATTATCTAGGCTGGAGAAGGAATTTTGAGAACCTCCAGTGACTTGTGTTTGATGATTTTTGCCTTCTAGGTCTGCAGGAGTAGGAATAGGGTGGGGCCCAAGctgattaaaaagaaagtttattgcTGAAGTCTCCCTGGTTTCATAAGCCTCTTAAGGTTAAGAATGCTTCCTCAAGGCTATATGGAAGAGTGTGATTTACTGAAGAGTAGGTATGGACTACAGTTGTAGATTATTAATGTGATAAAACCagagcaaattatttttatttttattttatttattatctttaatgtttatttatttacatgtttttttttttttttttttgggggggtggcggtggggagagagagacagagcatgagcaggggagaggcagagagagagggagtcacagaatctgaagcaggccccagagtctgaggtgtcagcacagagactgatgcagggcttgaagccatgaactgcgagatcgtgacctgtgctgaagttggatgcttaacctactgagccacctaggtgccccgggAACAAATtcttaaagatgtttatttattttgagagtgagagtggtGTCCATGTGAGagtggagatgggcagagggagagcgagagagaatcccaagcaggctctgtgctgtcatcgcagtgcctgacttggggctcaataccacaaactgtgagatcatgatgtgagctgagtcaagtcagatacttaaccgactgagcctcccaggcacctgAAAACCAGAAGATTTTTTGAGCAgataatttttcctgtttttgaagcTATTGTATCTACAGTTGAGTTGGCAGactccctacccacctccctagTAAGAAGTCATAGCTTGTCTTTGAAGAGAATGTCTGTGAAAGGGCACTTTATTAGTGGAGTCAATATGGGGGATTGGGATTTCCAAAACTGTTAGATTACAGGTAATTGGGCCAGAGAAATGAAAGTTGCTTCAGGAAAAGAAAGCATTCATCACAGTTCATAGTTACCATCAAAGGGTATCGTCTGCATTTCTTTTGACAGCGTTGCCCTTATTAAATGCCCTTACTACCTCTCTGCTCATTGTTAGCCCAGATCCTCAACaggagatgttttttttttttttttttttttttttttttaacgtttatttatttttgagacagagagagacagagcatgaatgggggagggtcagagagagggagacacagaatccaaacaggctccaggctctgagctgtcagcacagagcccgatgcggggcttgaactcccgaaccgtgagatcatgacctgaactgaagtcggccgcttaactgactgagccacccaggcgccccaacaggagatgttttaaagtgtgtgtgtatgtttaatatttattttttgagagagggggacaaggatctgaagcatgctccacactgctTACAGTGAGCCCCAATGCCgtgctcaaactcaaaaactgtgagatcatgacctgagctgaagtcatgctcaactgactgagctgcccaggtgcccctcaacaggAGATATTTTAATGGGAAATTTGAAATTTGGAGTTTATCCTTTGTTGTGATTGTTGGGAAGGGAAGCCTTGTACCTGTTTATGGTGCTGGGTTGCTAATTTTCCTGTGGTTTCCTgttggaagaggagggaggaggccatTTAGCTGGAGAATGGGATTGTAGGAGGTTATGTTGAAAGTTTAGGTAGTGCGGATGCTAGAGCTTTGAGTGCCAGGCCAAAGATTTTACTCTGTAGGTAATGGGAAAGCATCTCaggatttagattttattttattttactttattttatttttatttatttacttaacttatgcaatctctacacccagtgtggggcttgaactcaaaacctggAGACctagagttgcatgcttttctgactgagccagccaggtgcctccccctCTACTCCctgctttttttctaaatttgaatAAGGGAGAGACTTACAATTGGTGTTAGCCTACACTGATGAATTGGAGGGAAAACTTACTTTGTctggtttcttaatttctttttggcaGCCTGTTTTGTTCCATTCCTTCTATACATGTGTTAATTTAACATATGTTCTTTGGAAATTGATCAGTATATTTTTAACTAATATAGAATGCtatcacactttttttcttttttctttcttttttttactgtcacatttttaaaaaacctggtGTTAATTTGGTGTCAGTGAAAATagtctgttttcttctattcCCTTATGGCTAGGAGACTTACCTGTGGTTTCAAGGAGCCAGAGGTAGAAAATTGCCattgataaatcttttttttttttttttttggatcaacAGTGTAAAGTATAGTA includes the following:
- the DAD1 gene encoding dolichyl-diphosphooligosaccharide--protein glycosyltransferase subunit DAD1 isoform X2, which gives rise to MSASVVSVISRFLEEYLSSTPQRLKLLDAYLLYILLTGALQFGYCLLVGTFPFNSFLSGFISCVGSFILAVCLRIQINPQNKADFQGISPERAFADFLFASTILHLVVMNFVG
- the DAD1 gene encoding dolichyl-diphosphooligosaccharide--protein glycosyltransferase subunit DAD1 isoform X1, which gives rise to MSASVVSVISRFLEEYLSSTPQRLKLLDAYLLYILLTGALQFGYCLLVGTFPFNSFLSGFISCVGSFILAGSLFAFPWIRAFEMATWTRGFSSDLYFLPTLIWNVGGEPREVPLLLC